The nucleotide sequence GCCAAATTTTTTACCAGTTAACTTCTCAAGCCTCTCCATATTTTCTAGCACTTCACCCCATATATAATCAGGTATTTCCTTATTATTTTTATAATATATGAGACAACCTTCTGTTGAAATTGTAAATCCTGGAGGTACTGTTATACCAATATTGGTCATCTCCGCTAATCCAGCGCCTTTGCCCCCTAAAATATCTTTCATATTCCCTGAGCCTTCAGCTTTACCACCGCCAAAAAAATAAACATATTTATTCATATAACACCCCTATTTATTTAATATATTATTTTAGAAAGATCACAAATACTATTGATTGTATTCCTT is from Deferribacterota bacterium and encodes:
- a CDS encoding PEP/pyruvate-binding domain-containing protein, producing the protein MNKYVYFFGGGKAEGSGNMKDILGGKGAGLAEMTNIGITVPPGFTISTEGCLIYYKNNKEIPDYIWGEVLENMERLEKLTGKKFGDPSNPLLVSVRSGARVSMPGMMDTVLNLGLNDESVKGLAKISS